In Pseudanabaena galeata CCNP1313, one genomic interval encodes:
- a CDS encoding multiubiquitin domain-containing protein, with protein MTANYKVRIDDIVHSINDSVVTGQQLLDLANKLPTREFLIFEMLSNGQLEEIRLDETTNLQKQGIEKFITFRSDRSFFFTIDGRRFQWGASFITGFQLKKLANVDPNTYGVWQETKSTEDRKIENCELVDLTEAGVESFFTGKQTTTEG; from the coding sequence ATGACTGCTAATTACAAGGTTCGCATTGATGATATTGTCCACTCCATAAACGATTCTGTAGTAACAGGACAGCAGCTACTCGATCTTGCAAACAAGCTTCCTACAAGAGAGTTCTTGATTTTTGAGATGCTTAGTAATGGTCAACTTGAAGAGATTCGACTTGACGAGACGACAAATCTACAGAAACAGGGAATTGAAAAATTCATCACCTTTCGTAGCGATCGCTCATTCTTCTTTACAATTGACGGTCGCCGTTTCCAATGGGGGGCAAGTTTTATTACTGGTTTTCAGCTTAAAAAGCTTGCGAATGTCGATCCCAATACTTATGGTGTTTGGCAAGAAACCAAAAGCACAGAAGATCGCAAAATTGAGAATTGTGAACTTGTAGACTTGACTGAAGCAGGTGTTGAAAGCTTTTTCACTGGTAAGCAGACAACTACAGAGGGTTAA
- a CDS encoding HesA/MoeB/ThiF family protein produces MMKASLTLQEHHYELLKELLQHDDGTEGAAYLLCGNSFIISDPWDRQEHHKFISYAVEKVPDEDVVSQSQLHITWKTDSFVKTLKQAKIRGLTVAIIHSHSDLLAFSEQDDLNEPDLVDLAKNRNGLDTNLLSLILMPSGEMIGRLWVSRNKNIPLILIRIVGNAIRLHYPDRGKGIPSSILQRQALAFGESLNQDLSLLRVGIVGCGGTGSAVAMLLGRLGIGHIALFDKDVVEESNLNRLHGAFRDDVKQKLPKVQAIARSLLGLDVEVQTFQEWINEDICHEALKSCDIIFGCTDDHSGRLLLNRFAYYYATPVIDLGLALEVANDVGSLRFACADGRVTVLMPKHSCLLCHGVIDPVQARDENLKRIDPDEFERRKKEAYVLGEGNPSPAVVTFTTSVAIMAIEEFLHRLQGWRGENNAIANRVRKFTLTTDRNQGATYNPNCPICVNQDIWGLGDRDLFLEVL; encoded by the coding sequence ATGATGAAGGCTAGTTTGACATTACAGGAACATCACTATGAGCTTCTAAAAGAGCTTTTACAGCATGATGACGGAACCGAGGGAGCAGCTTATTTACTATGTGGTAATTCGTTTATCATATCTGATCCTTGGGATAGACAAGAACATCACAAATTTATTTCCTACGCAGTTGAAAAAGTTCCAGATGAAGATGTAGTCTCGCAATCTCAATTACACATTACTTGGAAGACAGACTCTTTTGTCAAAACATTAAAACAAGCAAAGATAAGAGGTCTAACAGTAGCAATTATCCATAGTCATAGTGATCTTTTAGCGTTTTCAGAGCAAGATGATCTCAATGAACCTGATTTAGTAGATCTTGCCAAGAATAGAAATGGTTTAGATACTAATTTATTAAGCCTGATTTTAATGCCTTCAGGTGAGATGATTGGCAGACTGTGGGTATCCCGAAACAAGAATATTCCACTTATCCTGATTCGTATTGTTGGTAATGCTATTCGACTCCATTATCCAGATAGGGGCAAAGGAATACCTTCATCTATCCTACAACGTCAGGCCTTAGCTTTTGGTGAATCACTTAATCAAGACCTGTCCTTATTGCGGGTTGGTATAGTAGGATGTGGTGGCACTGGTAGTGCTGTGGCTATGCTTTTAGGACGATTAGGTATTGGTCATATAGCTCTCTTTGACAAAGATGTTGTAGAGGAATCAAATCTGAATCGTCTGCATGGTGCTTTCCGTGATGATGTTAAGCAGAAGCTCCCAAAAGTTCAAGCGATTGCTCGTTCACTCTTGGGTTTAGATGTTGAAGTTCAGACTTTTCAGGAATGGATTAATGAAGATATCTGTCATGAAGCATTGAAATCGTGTGACATTATTTTTGGCTGTACAGACGATCATTCGGGTAGATTACTGCTAAACCGCTTTGCTTACTACTATGCTACACCTGTTATCGATCTTGGGCTTGCGCTAGAGGTTGCTAATGATGTTGGGTCTCTAAGGTTTGCTTGTGCAGATGGGCGCGTTACTGTCTTAATGCCTAAACATAGTTGTCTCTTATGTCATGGAGTGATCGATCCCGTGCAAGCGCGGGACGAAAATCTTAAACGCATTGATCCTGATGAGTTTGAGCGACGTAAGAAAGAGGCTTATGTACTTGGGGAAGGTAATCCAAGCCCTGCGGTAGTAACTTTTACTACTAGTGTGGCAATTATGGCTATCGAAGAGTTTTTACATAGATTGCAAGGATGGCGGGGAGAAAATAACGCGATCGCTAATCGTGTACGCAAGTTTACCTTGACAACAGATCGAAACCAAGGAGCAACTTATAATCCGAATTGTCCCATTTGTGTAAATCAAGATATCTGGGGTCTTGGAGATAGAGATCTGTTTTTGGAGGTCTTATGA
- a CDS encoding DUF6527 family protein, translating to MNLLSFLLGWLRIIPKQAFSTKFVSSHPSNDAVKNGQIWIIRDRKLMKWGRLRCPCGCEEIILLSLSSSRSPRWQVSLDWLGRPSISPSVRRLDGCRSHFWIRSGKVDWC from the coding sequence ATGAACTTGTTAAGCTTTCTATTGGGATGGCTACGCATCATTCCTAAACAAGCCTTTTCAACCAAGTTTGTTTCATCTCATCCTTCTAATGATGCTGTGAAAAATGGTCAAATTTGGATTATTCGGGATAGGAAATTGATGAAGTGGGGTCGTCTGCGCTGTCCATGTGGCTGCGAAGAAATAATTCTGCTATCACTTAGTTCATCTCGCAGTCCAAGATGGCAAGTATCACTAGATTGGCTAGGCAGACCAAGTATCTCTCCATCAGTTAGGAGGCTGGATGGTTGTAGAAGTCATTTCTGGATTAGATCTGGCAAAGTTGATTGGTGTTGA
- a CDS encoding type II toxin-antitoxin system PemK/MazF family toxin: MSDFPQQGTIYLAKALKQAGDTKKRPVLVVSVDIRNRYASTVLVVPFSSDVAASAGNPCRILIPAGTGGLEKDSVTMGDLITTVQKSYLERGPYGNIDSKLLQQVLQGVQVAMGIYEEQRG, translated from the coding sequence ATGAGTGATTTCCCGCAGCAAGGCACAATCTATTTAGCCAAAGCACTAAAGCAAGCAGGTGACACCAAAAAACGCCCCGTTCTTGTTGTCTCTGTAGATATCCGCAATCGCTATGCTTCAACAGTTTTAGTAGTGCCATTCTCATCAGATGTTGCCGCCTCAGCAGGTAATCCTTGCCGCATTCTCATCCCTGCTGGCACAGGCGGTTTAGAGAAAGACTCAGTAACTATGGGCGATCTAATTACCACTGTGCAGAAAAGTTATTTAGAACGCGGTCCCTATGGCAACATTGATAGTAAGTTGCTTCAGCAGGTACTACAAGGCGTACAGGTTGCTATGGGTATTTATGAGGAACAAAGAGGGTGA
- a CDS encoding helicase-related protein, which translates to MSKKLSDRQWKIGYGSDEDNLITDFYIPALECALQYDRKAGFFNSSILSRVARGIGALLENQGRMRLIMGCQFSPEDLQAVQQGYALRDALTSRLDTELTPPSNFAQLKHFEILSWLIQNEYLDIRIAIPLKPSGQPDSSDRVLDPQHLFHEKVGIISDANGDCIAFNGSNNESIGGWQSNRESFHVFFSWDGGRDLQRVQHESDRFERLWKDELPNVRVFEIPIAVKQKLLRYAPTQKPDWNRLAEFDDRPIAPKPEILELPTEEPTPPQVEIQISKEELQAEREQFAQLANIHNHEGCLDFSVKSIPVKPWAHQMKILRRMAAEFPRNALIADEVGLGKTIETGLVLRYLLLSKKVKRVLILVPASVQPQWQEEMREKFNLHFWSYGKNELIDPYKQAVTITGNPWNQKNLVLASSHLVRRKERMQELLDSEPWDLVVLDEAHHARRKSPQNRKDTPNCLLELMAQLRAHTLALLLLSATPMQIDAVEMFDLIKLLGLKGHWEFADAFCDYFATLSEPADKHNLNFWQTMSVDYFANGGKPCSKIQQALETSDRLLSYQIEDVWQTGQKITNPQKYLADDNFIGESKKFLAANTPIKDLMFRHTRDTLREYYKRGFLDKSVPTREVFDNAITLEPEREAHLYREVSDYVRHFYRLAQKENRKALGFLMTLYRKRLTSSFYAIEKSLQRRLDYLLTQQGSLFGEDDLRDLDDADDAIIEGLESYMEPIDPKEIEYLQDLLQQFDNTGEDTKRSEFIKKLRQESLERDSAIVFTQYTDTMDYLRDTLIQLYGSQVACYSGRGGELNRDGTWQIVKKEEIKRRFRDGEIKLLLCTESASEGLNLQTCGVLFNYDMPWNPMRVEQRIGRIDRIGQKFATVRIHNFYYDGTVEAKVYLKLRDRIKAFKNVVGNLQPILARVPTFIEKAVMSADPLEEDVLLSEFFEAPDAPSIQLALDEAVAMDVEADLIELRKPIPRSPFDAEAIEQMFTRSLLLQKSRITFEDAGDKVWTMQLQQKSYQITFYPDTFDEHPSLRLMTFGDPLFELLLFNSLEVR; encoded by the coding sequence ATGAGTAAAAAACTAAGCGATCGCCAGTGGAAAATCGGATATGGCAGTGATGAAGATAACTTAATCACTGACTTCTATATTCCTGCCCTTGAATGCGCCCTGCAATACGATCGCAAAGCAGGATTTTTCAATAGCAGTATTCTCAGTCGCGTAGCTAGAGGCATTGGTGCATTACTGGAAAATCAAGGCAGAATGCGCCTAATCATGGGCTGTCAGTTCTCACCCGAAGACTTGCAAGCCGTCCAACAGGGTTACGCCTTGCGTGATGCTTTAACTAGTCGCCTAGATACTGAACTCACCCCACCGAGCAACTTTGCCCAACTCAAGCATTTTGAAATCCTCAGTTGGTTAATTCAAAATGAATATCTTGACATTCGCATTGCCATACCACTCAAGCCAAGCGGTCAACCTGACTCATCCGATCGCGTTCTCGATCCGCAACATCTCTTTCACGAAAAGGTAGGTATTATCTCTGACGCGAATGGAGACTGTATTGCTTTTAATGGCTCTAACAATGAGTCAATCGGGGGCTGGCAATCCAATCGTGAATCTTTTCACGTCTTCTTTTCATGGGATGGCGGTAGAGATTTACAACGGGTACAACATGAAAGCGATCGCTTTGAACGTCTATGGAAAGATGAACTTCCCAATGTGCGAGTATTTGAAATCCCTATAGCGGTAAAACAAAAGCTATTGCGCTATGCCCCAACCCAAAAGCCAGACTGGAATCGCCTAGCTGAATTTGATGACCGTCCGATCGCACCAAAGCCAGAAATATTAGAACTGCCTACTGAAGAACCTACACCACCTCAAGTAGAAATCCAAATCTCTAAGGAAGAACTACAAGCGGAACGTGAGCAATTCGCCCAACTTGCCAATATTCACAACCATGAAGGCTGTTTAGACTTCTCGGTGAAATCAATTCCCGTTAAGCCTTGGGCGCACCAAATGAAAATCCTGCGCCGTATGGCAGCCGAGTTCCCGCGCAATGCCTTAATTGCCGATGAAGTTGGCTTAGGTAAAACCATTGAGACGGGTTTAGTATTGCGTTACTTGTTGCTATCTAAAAAAGTAAAGCGAGTTTTAATTCTAGTTCCCGCTAGCGTGCAACCGCAATGGCAAGAAGAAATGCGGGAAAAATTTAACTTGCATTTCTGGTCGTATGGCAAAAACGAACTAATCGATCCCTATAAACAAGCAGTCACAATTACGGGAAATCCTTGGAATCAGAAAAACTTAGTCCTTGCCTCTAGTCATTTGGTGCGCCGCAAAGAGCGAATGCAAGAGTTACTAGACTCCGAACCTTGGGACTTAGTAGTATTGGACGAAGCACACCATGCAAGGCGTAAAAGCCCTCAAAATCGTAAGGATACTCCCAACTGTCTACTCGAACTAATGGCGCAACTCAGGGCGCACACCCTAGCTCTATTACTTCTTTCGGCTACCCCGATGCAGATCGACGCAGTGGAAATGTTTGACCTTATTAAATTGCTTGGTTTAAAAGGTCATTGGGAATTTGCCGATGCTTTTTGTGATTACTTTGCGACCCTATCCGAACCCGCCGATAAGCATAATCTCAACTTTTGGCAAACCATGTCTGTCGATTACTTTGCCAATGGTGGAAAACCTTGCAGTAAGATTCAGCAAGCTTTAGAAACTAGCGATCGCCTGTTGTCATACCAAATCGAAGATGTTTGGCAAACTGGTCAGAAGATAACTAATCCTCAAAAATACCTAGCTGATGATAATTTCATCGGTGAATCAAAAAAGTTTCTTGCAGCCAATACCCCAATCAAAGACCTGATGTTTCGCCATACCCGCGACACCTTGCGCGAATATTACAAACGTGGCTTCTTAGATAAATCTGTACCAACACGAGAGGTATTTGATAACGCAATTACCCTAGAACCAGAACGAGAAGCCCATTTATATCGTGAAGTCAGCGATTATGTACGCCATTTTTACCGTCTCGCTCAAAAGGAAAATCGTAAGGCGCTAGGGTTTCTGATGACGCTATATCGCAAGCGCTTGACTAGTTCTTTTTATGCGATCGAGAAATCTTTACAACGACGGCTAGATTATCTCTTGACTCAACAAGGTAGCCTATTTGGAGAAGATGATCTTAGAGATCTTGACGATGCCGATGATGCGATTATCGAAGGCTTAGAGTCCTATATGGAGCCTATCGATCCTAAAGAAATTGAATATCTACAAGACTTATTGCAACAATTTGATAACACTGGTGAAGATACCAAACGTTCTGAATTTATTAAAAAACTACGTCAAGAATCCTTAGAGCGTGATAGTGCGATCGTCTTTACGCAATACACCGACACGATGGACTATTTACGCGATACCTTGATCCAGCTATACGGCTCACAGGTCGCTTGTTATTCGGGGCGTGGTGGTGAACTTAATCGCGATGGCACATGGCAGATTGTCAAAAAAGAAGAAATCAAAAGGCGATTTCGTGATGGAGAAATCAAACTCTTACTTTGCACTGAGTCAGCCAGTGAGGGACTAAACTTGCAAACCTGCGGCGTTCTATTTAACTACGATATGCCTTGGAATCCCATGCGAGTAGAGCAACGTATTGGCAGAATTGATCGCATCGGTCAAAAATTTGCAACGGTGAGAATCCACAACTTTTATTACGATGGCACGGTAGAAGCAAAGGTTTATCTCAAATTACGCGATCGCATCAAAGCATTTAAAAATGTTGTCGGCAATCTACAGCCCATACTTGCTCGCGTACCTACTTTTATCGAAAAAGCAGTAATGAGTGCAGACCCACTCGAAGAAGATGTCTTACTATCAGAATTTTTTGAAGCTCCTGATGCTCCATCCATACAACTAGCACTTGATGAAGCTGTGGCAATGGATGTGGAAGCCGATCTTATTGAATTGCGTAAACCCATACCGCGATCTCCCTTTGATGCAGAAGCGATCGAGCAAATGTTTACGCGATCGCTTCTACTACAAAAATCTAGAATCACCTTTGAGGATGCAGGAGACAAGGTTTGGACAATGCAATTACAGCAAAAGTCTTATCAAATTACCTTTTATCCTGATACCTTTGACGAGCATCCATCTTTACGATTGATGACATTTGGCGATCCATTATTTGAACTACTTCTATTCAACTCTTTAGAGGTTAGATAG
- a CDS encoding ribbon-helix-helix domain-containing protein encodes MNQLQGKQRVTVTIDAKLLSAVDRLSQNRSAAIEEALHLWHRQQIEDQLQRFYTNRNSHSLQEEEQWAQATQDNAIASWENEGS; translated from the coding sequence ATGAATCAATTACAAGGAAAGCAGCGCGTTACAGTCACCATTGATGCCAAATTACTCAGTGCAGTAGATCGGCTATCCCAAAATCGCTCGGCGGCGATCGAAGAAGCTTTACATTTATGGCATAGGCAACAAATTGAAGACCAACTGCAAAGATTCTATACAAATCGTAATTCCCATAGCCTTCAAGAAGAAGAACAATGGGCGCAAGCAACCCAAGATAATGCGATCGCTAGTTGGGAAAATGAGGGATCTTAG
- a CDS encoding DUF1156 domain-containing protein, with translation MTDRKPVFIEKIMPVKLLNEQVYYENGGNPFKGLHRWYSRKPLSFSRASVLGSLLPADVSMEEFEYLLGLDMARANESETEKSNRHQRTRLYKTPPTPERVKRVQELCEQMWGNKTPAVLDAFAGGGSIPFEAARYGLRVFASDLNPVAVVTMKAAIEFPLRFGAALQEDIDKWVKWVGDEAEKRLSDFFPSQDGEKVEAYFWAHSVICRNCQSVVPLSPSWWVDKSPASIKKGSICAVRLIPNLNNKCVDFELVRGKKGKGTNIVTESGKEYNPEEHTTISRGVGKCPNCGSVIEDQVVKNQAKNDGLGHQLYAVAFKRRQGGLEFRIAQEKDIYGISLAEQKLKEIENSDESYLIPDIEIPWSHQVHERNATADLGLGNWKNFFNPRQLLTLVTYVKIINEAKKLIQADCESDRASSICTYLGLAFSRCIDKNSRLGHWSSASNMSFMGASAQHSLNLMWNYYEMSGSHRLWRTYSQILQKDYTDLCEYLSKSVCLPNFSPQNNDSQLVQINISSADNLQHILDRSIDAVVTDPPYYGTIQYAEMSDFFYVWQKRILGDIFPDLFWMELTDKDREAVANPSRFRDMGISPKELADRDYEAKMQSAFGEYYRVLKDNGVMTVQFNHKDSGAWDVLAQSLIVAGFEITASWAVSTENPQNLHQAQKNSVSSTVLLICRKRDPNAGQAWWDDLRPEVANLVEQRAPEFEANEIQGIDLYLSAFGPALNVFSRNYPILDSTGVEVRPEVAFAEARKAVANYRFRKLAQTDTAGFDPLTQWYFLAWDAFQAREFPFDDARQLALAVGGFNVADLGKTYKLLDIKSGTCKLLSPDQRYKKHAFSLVDNEFSARYLIDGLHAIIAIYLEEQTIEPVRRFMKATGLLSNEMFMRAWEVALRVIPHISDPRKRIPEEKALADLWLAMDEIKAQVSYVQPEIDYASGQMGLDFDTTELQED, from the coding sequence ATGACCGATCGCAAACCAGTTTTTATCGAAAAGATTATGCCTGTGAAGCTGCTGAATGAGCAGGTTTACTATGAGAATGGAGGCAATCCGTTTAAGGGTTTGCATCGGTGGTATTCGCGGAAGCCGTTGTCGTTTAGTCGGGCAAGTGTGTTGGGTTCGCTGTTGCCTGCGGATGTCAGCATGGAGGAGTTTGAGTATTTGCTAGGCTTAGATATGGCTAGGGCAAATGAAAGTGAGACTGAGAAAAGCAATCGCCATCAACGCACAAGGCTATATAAAACGCCGCCAACTCCTGAAAGGGTGAAGCGGGTGCAGGAACTTTGTGAGCAGATGTGGGGAAATAAGACTCCTGCGGTGTTGGATGCGTTTGCGGGGGGTGGGTCGATACCTTTTGAGGCGGCGCGGTATGGGTTGCGGGTGTTTGCGTCTGACTTGAATCCTGTGGCGGTGGTGACGATGAAGGCGGCGATCGAGTTTCCGTTACGGTTTGGGGCGGCGTTGCAAGAGGATATTGATAAGTGGGTGAAGTGGGTTGGTGATGAGGCAGAGAAGCGGCTAAGTGATTTTTTCCCGTCTCAGGATGGGGAGAAGGTAGAAGCATATTTTTGGGCGCACAGTGTGATCTGTAGAAATTGTCAATCAGTTGTGCCTTTAAGTCCCAGTTGGTGGGTAGATAAATCCCCTGCTTCAATCAAAAAAGGCTCAATTTGTGCTGTGAGACTAATTCCTAACTTGAATAATAAGTGTGTGGATTTTGAGTTAGTAAGAGGAAAGAAAGGTAAAGGGACGAATATCGTAACTGAGAGTGGGAAAGAGTACAACCCTGAAGAACATACAACAATATCTAGAGGTGTTGGTAAATGTCCTAATTGTGGGTCAGTTATTGAGGATCAAGTTGTAAAAAATCAAGCCAAAAATGATGGATTAGGACATCAACTGTATGCTGTTGCTTTTAAGAGGAGGCAGGGAGGTTTAGAGTTTAGAATTGCACAAGAAAAAGATATATATGGAATCTCATTAGCAGAACAGAAATTAAAAGAAATTGAAAATTCGGATGAAAGTTATCTGATTCCAGATATTGAGATTCCTTGGAGCCATCAAGTACATGAGCGCAATGCAACCGCAGATTTAGGTCTAGGAAATTGGAAAAACTTTTTCAATCCAAGACAACTTCTAACTCTTGTTACTTATGTAAAAATAATCAACGAAGCCAAAAAATTAATACAGGCTGATTGTGAGTCAGATAGAGCTTCTTCCATCTGTACATACTTGGGTTTAGCCTTTAGTAGATGTATCGATAAAAATTCAAGGCTTGGACATTGGAGTTCTGCATCGAATATGTCTTTTATGGGAGCTTCTGCACAGCATTCATTAAACTTAATGTGGAATTATTATGAAATGTCAGGCAGCCATAGGCTTTGGAGGACATACTCACAGATACTTCAAAAAGACTATACAGATTTGTGTGAATATTTAAGTAAATCTGTTTGTCTACCTAATTTTTCTCCACAAAACAATGACTCACAATTAGTTCAAATAAACATTTCTTCTGCCGATAACCTACAACACATTCTTGATCGGTCTATTGATGCCGTTGTTACTGATCCGCCCTATTACGGAACGATTCAATATGCAGAAATGTCTGATTTTTTCTATGTTTGGCAAAAGAGAATCTTAGGCGATATCTTTCCTGATTTGTTTTGGATGGAACTCACAGACAAAGACCGAGAAGCAGTCGCCAATCCCTCCCGTTTTCGAGATATGGGAATTAGCCCTAAAGAACTCGCCGATCGCGACTATGAAGCTAAAATGCAAAGCGCCTTTGGTGAATATTATCGAGTTCTCAAAGACAACGGCGTAATGACTGTGCAGTTTAATCACAAAGACTCTGGCGCATGGGATGTCCTTGCTCAATCCCTAATCGTCGCAGGATTTGAAATAACCGCAAGTTGGGCAGTCAGCACCGAAAACCCGCAAAACCTGCATCAAGCCCAGAAAAATAGCGTCTCTAGTACCGTCTTACTCATTTGCCGCAAACGCGACCCCAACGCAGGACAAGCATGGTGGGATGACCTCCGCCCCGAAGTCGCCAACCTTGTCGAACAACGCGCCCCCGAATTTGAAGCCAACGAGATTCAAGGCATCGACCTTTATCTCAGCGCCTTTGGTCCTGCCCTCAATGTCTTCTCCCGCAACTATCCCATCCTCGATAGCACAGGCGTAGAAGTTCGCCCCGAAGTCGCCTTTGCCGAAGCCCGTAAAGCTGTAGCCAATTACCGCTTCCGCAAACTTGCCCAAACCGACACCGCAGGATTTGACCCACTGACACAATGGTATTTCCTCGCTTGGGATGCCTTCCAAGCCCGTGAATTTCCCTTTGATGATGCCCGACAGCTTGCCCTCGCCGTTGGTGGATTCAATGTTGCCGACCTCGGTAAAACCTACAAACTCCTAGACATCAAAAGCGGCACTTGCAAACTCCTCAGCCCCGATCAACGCTACAAAAAACACGCCTTCTCCCTCGTTGACAATGAGTTTTCCGCCCGTTACCTCATCGATGGACTGCACGCAATTATCGCCATCTACCTCGAAGAACAAACCATCGAACCCGTCCGCCGCTTCATGAAAGCCACAGGCTTACTCAGCAATGAGATGTTTATGCGAGCATGGGAGGTAGCCCTGCGCGTCATCCCTCACATCAGCGATCCGCGCAAACGCATCCCCGAAGAGAAAGCCCTTGCCGACCTCTGGCTAGCTATGGATGAGATTAAAGCCCAAGTTAGTTATGTGCAGCCAGAGATTGACTATGCAAGTGGTCAGATGGGTTTAGATTTTGATACAACAGAATTACAGGAGGACTAG
- a CDS encoding DUF7680 family protein — protein sequence MQEFQLRVVPTDNNNFALELYQCAYKQAGEKKRPAAKRIGKLKGNALVLTRQAIYAALKANKYDPKTLKCDRQAPYVLDEQSGVSLALLFQTVQPLSKEGRIANIANGVTAMSNEEAHYWFAKVSNGSKRNALKAIRVLLGD from the coding sequence ATGCAAGAGTTTCAACTAAGGGTTGTTCCCACAGATAACAATAATTTTGCTTTGGAGCTATACCAATGTGCCTACAAGCAAGCAGGTGAGAAAAAGCGCCCTGCGGCAAAGCGAATCGGTAAGCTCAAGGGTAATGCGTTGGTACTAACCAGACAGGCGATCTATGCTGCATTGAAAGCAAATAAGTACGATCCAAAAACTTTGAAATGCGATCGCCAAGCGCCCTATGTCCTTGATGAACAGTCAGGGGTAAGCTTGGCTTTGCTATTTCAGACGGTACAGCCACTCTCGAAGGAAGGGAGGATCGCCAATATTGCTAATGGTGTGACGGCGATGAGTAATGAGGAGGCACATTATTGGTTTGCTAAGGTGTCCAACGGGTCTAAAAGAAATGCTCTTAAAGCGATTCGGGTGTTGTTGGGAGATTAG
- a CDS encoding E2/UBC family protein gives MSFLPERDRLYLNQHAVNYRESTNGKYKGIVLSDFTLPIGLYNIPNADILILLPPGYPDVPTDMFYLFPWVTLTQAAKYPKAADQPFQFDGKSWQRWSRHNNEWRVGIDGIHTTLIRMTTALKEAK, from the coding sequence ATGAGTTTTTTACCCGAACGAGATCGTCTATATCTCAATCAACATGCTGTGAACTATAGAGAATCAACGAATGGAAAGTATAAGGGTATTGTTTTGTCTGACTTTACCCTGCCAATTGGCTTATACAACATACCCAATGCTGACATTTTGATTTTGTTGCCTCCAGGTTATCCTGACGTTCCCACTGATATGTTCTATTTGTTCCCTTGGGTCACTTTAACACAAGCAGCAAAGTACCCCAAGGCAGCCGATCAACCTTTCCAGTTTGATGGCAAAAGTTGGCAAAGGTGGTCTCGGCACAATAACGAGTGGAGGGTTGGAATTGATGGCATCCATACCACATTAATTAGGATGACAACAGCTTTAAAGGAGGCAAAATGA